A region from the Arachis ipaensis cultivar K30076 chromosome B01, Araip1.1, whole genome shotgun sequence genome encodes:
- the LOC110265805 gene encoding uncharacterized protein LOC110265805, producing the protein MRCAKRELVVKREGRYLVHHRHTCIPPLLPRARCRRSWIVVLASCKEKRGETPSVSAASVCCERSCRRRSFHCRQKLPPSSQLLQWSSPVVNGCRKSGCGCRNHTGASGRFRRLRPCCCRRKILPLIHQSFWPPPELCRGRFETTAASCCYSELFMLLRKCVRLCFEAAFDFELR; encoded by the exons ATGCGTTGTGCAAAGAGGGAGCTCGTGGTGAAGAGAGAGGGGCGCTACCTTGTGCACCACCGTCACACCTGCATACCGCCGCTGCTACCGCGAGCTCGCTGTCGCCGGAGCTGGATAGTCGTCCTTGCCAGTTGCAAAGAGAAGCGAGGTGAAACCCCCTCCGTGTCTGCTGCTTCGGTCTGCTGCGAGAGGTCTTGTCGCCGGCGGAGCTTCCATTGCCGTCAGAAGCTGCCGCCGTCCAGCCAGCTGTTGCAGTGGTCGTCGCCTGTCGTGAATGGTTGCCGGAAAAGTGGTTGTGGCTGCCGGAACcacaccggagcttctggccgttTCCGCCGCTTGAGACCCTGCTGCTGTCGCCGGAAAATTTTGCCG ttgatccaccagaGCTTTTGGCCGCCGCCAGAGCTGTGCCGGGGCCGGTTCGAAACCACAGCTGCTTCGTGTTGTTattccg AGCTGTTTATGCTGCTGCGAAAATGTGTGAGGCTGTGCTTTGAAGCTGCCTTTGATTTTGAGTTGAGGTGA